Proteins from a genomic interval of Amycolatopsis sp. cg13:
- a CDS encoding phosphopantetheine-binding protein has protein sequence MSNPGLTADQVNADVAELLGCGLDELTPDTDLADLGLDSMRIMSLVEKWRGAGAAQLEFADLAEDPRLGHWTKLLTGGAQ, from the coding sequence ATGAGCAACCCCGGACTGACGGCCGACCAGGTCAACGCGGACGTCGCCGAACTGCTCGGCTGCGGCCTCGACGAGCTGACCCCGGACACCGACCTCGCCGACCTCGGCCTCGACTCGATGCGGATCATGAGCCTGGTCGAGAAGTGGCGCGGCGCGGGCGCGGCGCAGCTGGAATTCGCCGACCTCGCCGAAGACCCGCGCCTCGGGCATTGGACGAAGCTGCTCACCGGCGGCGCGCAGTGA
- a CDS encoding siderophore-interacting protein has protein sequence MSRDEHRHRHTARIAEVRAGRQAEKVPYPIRIRRAEVVRTSAVGAGLLRVTLGGPGTAGFEAHSPDEHVKILFPDADGQLRLPEANGDLLRWPKPSPVSREYTVRRYDPASGELDLDVALHDGGLGSDWARAVQPGEAVHVAGPPGGLIVPHNYDRYLLAGDITALPALARWLEELPRTAVGWAFAEVADASEEIDLDAPEGVEVHWLHRGAAAPGSVELLADAVREVKVPEGERLYAWIAGEAGAIKPLRRWLRDDLGLAREDYDVTGYWKRGVADFDDEHDH, from the coding sequence GTGAGCCGGGACGAGCACCGGCACCGCCACACCGCCCGGATCGCGGAGGTCCGCGCGGGCCGTCAGGCCGAGAAAGTGCCGTACCCCATCAGGATCCGACGCGCGGAGGTCGTGCGGACCAGCGCGGTCGGCGCCGGGCTGCTGCGCGTCACCCTCGGCGGGCCGGGCACGGCGGGGTTCGAGGCGCATTCGCCGGACGAGCACGTGAAGATCCTCTTCCCGGACGCCGACGGCCAGCTCCGGCTGCCCGAGGCGAACGGTGACCTGCTCCGCTGGCCGAAGCCGTCGCCGGTTTCGCGCGAGTACACCGTCCGCCGCTACGACCCGGCGTCCGGCGAACTGGACCTCGACGTCGCCCTGCACGACGGCGGTCTCGGCTCGGATTGGGCGCGCGCGGTTCAGCCGGGCGAAGCCGTGCACGTCGCCGGTCCGCCGGGCGGGCTGATCGTGCCGCACAACTACGACCGCTACTTGCTCGCCGGCGACATCACGGCGTTGCCCGCGCTCGCGCGCTGGCTGGAGGAACTGCCGCGGACCGCGGTGGGCTGGGCGTTCGCCGAGGTCGCCGACGCGAGCGAGGAGATCGACCTCGACGCTCCGGAAGGCGTCGAAGTCCATTGGCTGCACCGCGGAGCAGCCGCGCCGGGCAGCGTCGAGCTTCTCGCCGACGCCGTGCGCGAAGTCAAAGTGCCAGAAGGCGAACGGCTTTACGCGTGGATCGCCGGAGAGGCGGGCGCGATCAAGCCGTTGCGCCGTTGGCTGCGTGACGACCTCGGGCTCGCCCGCGAGGACTACGACGTGACCGGCTACTGGAAACGCGGCGTCGCGGACTTCGACGACGAGCACGACCACTGA
- a CDS encoding ABC transporter substrate-binding protein — protein sequence MTVTRKTRLAAAALAVALTVVAGCGSGDAQSGGSDAPTRAFAADNGEIKIPVKPKRVIATGYAVPALLEAKAPLVGISTWKRGLPMMTTEDRKKYDELPKVAGEQAAETNYEAIAQADPDLIVIGVPKPVLADIDVKRLQEIAPVVAIGPSVPSAWRELSRKQSDAAGALAGFDAARQEYEAKAKQLADKYKAVLPQLKLGHVGAYGEVAKGNFQREFKDSWGTNIAQDLGANYYGQVKVKGGGSKDVSEYPSIEELPTAFAQADAITYSVKPDGSVPPAVKYVLDSPLWKELPAVKAGKTFAFRYTEAATYRAAMKTLDAVDQAFAPLLKK from the coding sequence ATGACCGTCACCAGAAAGACCCGTCTCGCCGCCGCTGCCCTCGCGGTCGCCCTCACCGTCGTAGCCGGCTGCGGCTCCGGTGACGCACAAAGCGGCGGGAGCGACGCCCCGACCCGTGCGTTCGCCGCCGACAACGGCGAGATCAAGATCCCGGTCAAGCCGAAGCGCGTGATCGCGACCGGCTACGCCGTCCCCGCGCTGCTCGAGGCGAAGGCTCCGCTTGTCGGGATTTCGACGTGGAAGCGCGGCCTGCCGATGATGACGACCGAGGACCGCAAGAAGTACGACGAGCTGCCGAAGGTCGCGGGCGAACAGGCCGCCGAGACGAACTACGAGGCGATCGCGCAGGCGGATCCGGACCTGATCGTGATCGGCGTGCCGAAGCCGGTGCTCGCGGACATCGACGTCAAGCGGCTGCAGGAGATCGCGCCGGTCGTGGCGATCGGGCCGTCGGTGCCGTCGGCGTGGCGGGAGCTTTCGCGCAAGCAGTCCGACGCGGCGGGCGCGCTGGCCGGGTTCGACGCCGCGCGCCAGGAGTACGAGGCGAAGGCGAAGCAGCTCGCGGACAAGTACAAAGCCGTGCTGCCGCAGCTGAAACTGGGCCACGTCGGCGCGTACGGCGAGGTCGCGAAGGGCAACTTCCAGCGCGAGTTCAAGGATTCCTGGGGCACCAACATCGCGCAGGACCTCGGCGCGAACTACTACGGCCAGGTGAAGGTCAAGGGCGGGGGCTCGAAGGACGTCAGCGAGTACCCGTCGATCGAGGAACTGCCCACGGCGTTCGCGCAGGCGGACGCGATCACCTACTCGGTGAAGCCGGACGGCTCGGTGCCGCCCGCGGTGAAGTACGTGCTCGATTCGCCGTTGTGGAAGGAACTTCCGGCGGTGAAGGCGGGCAAGACGTTCGCCTTCCGCTACACCGAAGCGGCCACCTACCGGGCGGCGATGAAGACGCTGGACGCGGTGGACCAGGCGTTCGCGCCGCTGCTGAAGAAGTGA
- a CDS encoding (2,3-dihydroxybenzoyl)adenylate synthase codes for MNLWPEETAARYRASGYWRGQTFGALLTSLKDAYASRTAVVGEEQRWTFAELDERAHRLAAGFVANGIKQGDRVVVQLPNIPEFVSVVFGLWRAGAVPVFALPAHRDSELRHFVEQSEAQAIITVKEHAGHDHAKMAREVAKRKSLVVGESEFAELAATAPRELPEPDPDGMAFLQLSGGSTGLPKLIPRTHDDYLYSVRESARICGLKKESVYLAALPVAHNFPLSSPGLLGALHAGAATVMAPRPDADTAFRLIEAEGVTISGVVPPLAAAWVQAAARTQRDLSSLDVLLVGGAKCGRELAERIGPALGCQLQQVFGMAEGLVCYTRLDDPEDLVLSTQGRPISPDDEVRVVNPDDPLAKSDHVVEPGEIGALLTRGPYTIRGYYNAAEHNKTAFTEDGFYRTGDLVRQRESGHLEVVGRAKEQINRGGEKVAAEEVENHLMAHPGVLDAAVVAVPDEYLGERTCAYVVPVDGEQPSAAELRRFVRGRGIAAFKVPDLVEVVGEFPVTGVGKTSKRELRAALAALAKER; via the coding sequence GTGAACCTGTGGCCGGAAGAAACCGCGGCCAGGTATCGGGCCAGCGGGTATTGGCGGGGGCAGACGTTCGGGGCGTTGCTGACGTCGCTCAAGGACGCGTATGCGAGCCGGACGGCGGTGGTCGGCGAGGAGCAGCGGTGGACGTTCGCCGAGTTGGACGAGCGGGCGCATCGGCTTGCGGCTGGGTTTGTCGCGAACGGGATCAAGCAGGGCGACCGGGTGGTCGTGCAGTTGCCGAATATTCCGGAGTTCGTGTCTGTCGTTTTTGGACTGTGGCGGGCGGGTGCGGTGCCGGTGTTCGCGTTGCCCGCGCATCGGGACAGCGAGTTGCGGCACTTCGTGGAGCAGAGCGAAGCACAGGCGATTATCACCGTAAAAGAGCACGCTGGGCACGATCACGCGAAGATGGCGCGGGAGGTTGCCAAGCGGAAATCCCTAGTAGTAGGGGAATCGGAGTTCGCGGAGCTGGCGGCGACCGCGCCGCGGGAGTTGCCGGAGCCGGATCCTGACGGGATGGCGTTTCTGCAGCTGTCCGGCGGAAGTACCGGGTTGCCGAAGCTGATTCCGCGTACTCACGACGATTATCTCTACAGCGTCAGGGAAAGTGCGCGGATCTGCGGGCTCAAAAAGGAAAGCGTGTATCTCGCGGCCCTGCCCGTCGCGCATAACTTCCCGCTCAGCTCGCCGGGGCTGCTCGGTGCGTTGCACGCGGGCGCGGCCACGGTGATGGCGCCGCGGCCGGACGCCGACACCGCGTTTCGGTTGATCGAGGCCGAAGGGGTCACGATCAGCGGGGTGGTTCCGCCGTTGGCGGCGGCTTGGGTGCAGGCGGCGGCGCGGACCCAACGAGACCTGTCCTCTTTGGACGTTCTGCTCGTCGGCGGCGCGAAATGCGGCCGGGAACTCGCCGAACGCATCGGTCCGGCGCTGGGATGCCAGTTGCAGCAGGTGTTCGGCATGGCCGAGGGGCTGGTCTGCTACACCCGGCTGGACGATCCAGAAGACCTCGTCTTGAGCACCCAAGGGCGGCCGATTTCGCCAGACGACGAGGTGCGCGTCGTGAATCCGGACGATCCGCTGGCGAAATCGGACCATGTAGTCGAGCCCGGCGAAATCGGCGCGCTGCTCACGCGCGGGCCGTACACGATTCGTGGCTACTACAACGCGGCCGAGCACAACAAGACTGCGTTCACCGAGGACGGGTTTTACCGCACTGGAGATTTGGTGCGGCAACGGGAATCCGGGCATCTCGAGGTCGTCGGGCGGGCGAAGGAGCAGATCAACCGCGGCGGCGAGAAGGTCGCGGCGGAAGAGGTCGAGAACCATCTGATGGCGCATCCGGGCGTGCTCGACGCGGCCGTCGTCGCGGTGCCCGACGAGTACCTCGGCGAGCGGACCTGCGCGTATGTCGTTCCGGTGGACGGCGAACAGCCGAGCGCGGCGGAACTGCGCCGGTTCGTGCGCGGGCGCGGGATCGCCGCGTTCAAGGTGCCGGATCTGGTGGAGGTGGTCGGGGAGTTCCCGGTCACCGGCGTGGGCAAGACCAGCAAACGCGAACTGCGGGCGGCGCTGGCCGCCCTGGCGAAGGAGAGGTGA
- a CDS encoding isochorismatase family protein: MSLPKIRAYPLPTAADLPAGRVDWRPDPSRSALLVHDVQRYFLAPYEGSPIPEMVANIAELAEKARSYGVPVFYTAQPGKQPAADRGLLTEFWGDGIGAVIDDDPRAADIVDELAPRPGDIVLDKWRYSAFQRSTFREQLGDRDQLLITGVYAHIGCQTTAVEAFMRDVRPFLISDAVADFDRSRHDQACEYVAQRCGVVTTTADALAALSAPIPAGAPR; this comes from the coding sequence GTGTCCCTGCCGAAGATCCGGGCGTACCCGCTGCCGACGGCGGCGGACCTGCCCGCGGGACGGGTCGACTGGCGGCCCGACCCGTCGCGGTCGGCCCTGCTCGTGCACGACGTCCAGCGGTATTTCCTTGCCCCGTATGAGGGCTCGCCGATTCCGGAGATGGTCGCGAACATCGCGGAGCTCGCCGAGAAGGCGCGCAGTTACGGCGTTCCGGTGTTCTACACCGCGCAGCCGGGCAAGCAGCCGGCCGCCGATCGCGGGCTGCTCACCGAATTCTGGGGCGACGGCATCGGCGCGGTGATCGACGACGACCCGCGCGCCGCGGACATCGTCGACGAGCTGGCTCCGCGGCCGGGCGACATCGTGCTGGACAAATGGCGCTACAGCGCCTTCCAGCGCAGCACTTTCCGCGAGCAGCTCGGCGACCGCGACCAGCTGCTGATCACCGGCGTCTACGCGCACATCGGCTGCCAGACCACGGCGGTCGAGGCGTTCATGCGCGACGTCCGGCCGTTCCTGATCAGCGACGCGGTCGCGGACTTCGACCGCTCCCGGCACGACCAGGCGTGCGAGTACGTCGCGCAACGCTGCGGCGTCGTCACCACCACCGCCGACGCGCTCGCCGCGCTCTCGGCGCCGATTCCCGCAGGAGCACCTCGATGA
- a CDS encoding ABC transporter ATP-binding protein, whose product MTARLTARDLTLRYGDRVVSTRLQLDVPDRAFTAVVGPNACGKSTLLRAFVRLLRPSDGGVTFDGREVGAYPAKALARQLGFLPQDPSAPEDVRVRQLVARGRFPHQSLLSSWSEEDETAVVGAMTAAGVAGLSDRPVQELSGGQRQRVWIAVVLAQRTPYLLLDEPTSFLDIAHQYQVLELLKRLRDEGRTVIAVLHDINQACRYADHVVAMRDGRVVAEGAPGDVVDAALIKEVFDLPSVVVPDPVTGTPMVVPSL is encoded by the coding sequence GTGACCGCCCGCTTGACCGCGCGGGATCTCACCCTGCGCTACGGCGACCGCGTCGTCTCGACGCGGTTGCAGCTCGACGTGCCCGACCGCGCGTTCACCGCGGTGGTCGGCCCGAACGCGTGCGGTAAATCGACATTGCTGCGCGCGTTCGTCCGGCTGCTGCGTCCGTCCGACGGCGGCGTGACCTTCGACGGCCGCGAGGTCGGGGCGTATCCGGCCAAGGCGCTGGCACGCCAACTCGGCTTCCTGCCGCAGGATCCGTCCGCGCCGGAGGACGTCCGCGTCCGGCAGCTGGTCGCGCGCGGCCGGTTCCCGCACCAGTCGCTGCTGTCGTCGTGGTCGGAGGAGGACGAGACGGCGGTGGTCGGCGCGATGACCGCGGCCGGGGTCGCCGGGCTGTCCGACCGTCCGGTGCAGGAACTGTCCGGCGGGCAGCGGCAGCGGGTGTGGATCGCGGTCGTGCTCGCACAGCGCACGCCGTACCTGCTGCTCGACGAGCCGACGTCGTTCCTCGACATCGCGCACCAGTACCAGGTGCTGGAGCTGCTGAAGCGGCTGCGCGACGAGGGCCGCACGGTGATCGCGGTGCTGCACGACATCAACCAGGCCTGCCGCTACGCCGACCACGTGGTCGCCATGCGCGACGGCCGGGTCGTCGCCGAAGGCGCGCCCGGCGACGTCGTGGACGCCGCGCTGATCAAGGAAGTCTTCGACCTGCCGAGCGTCGTGGTGCCCGATCCGGTCACCGGGACGCCGATGGTCGTGCCGTCGCTCTGA
- a CDS encoding 2,3-dihydro-2,3-dihydroxybenzoate dehydrogenase, which produces MLADGPGRITADAARGRVDASVQLPVRGWRGQVVPFVADVGDPAAVARVVADVERELGPIGIGVSVAGVLRPGTVSETSDEDWAATFAVNSTGVFTVLREISRRMQPRGSGTLVTVGSNAAGVPRTGMAAYAASKAAATMLTRCLGLELAGSGIRCNIVSPGSTDTDMQRLLWTDDSGEARVIAGNLEEFRVGIPLGRIADPADIADAVLFLASDRARHITMQNLYVDGGATLRA; this is translated from the coding sequence GTGCTCGCGGACGGTCCTGGGCGGATAACAGCCGATGCGGCGCGGGGTCGGGTGGACGCCAGTGTCCAGCTGCCGGTCCGCGGATGGCGCGGGCAGGTGGTGCCGTTCGTGGCGGATGTTGGGGATCCGGCGGCGGTCGCGCGGGTGGTGGCGGATGTCGAGCGCGAGTTGGGGCCGATCGGGATCGGGGTGTCGGTCGCGGGGGTGTTGCGGCCTGGGACGGTCAGCGAGACCAGCGACGAGGACTGGGCGGCGACCTTCGCGGTCAACTCGACTGGGGTTTTCACTGTGCTGCGCGAGATCTCCCGGCGGATGCAGCCGCGGGGGAGCGGGACGCTCGTGACTGTGGGGTCGAACGCCGCTGGTGTCCCGCGGACCGGGATGGCTGCTTATGCGGCTTCGAAGGCTGCTGCGACCATGCTCACTCGCTGTCTCGGGCTGGAGCTCGCCGGGTCGGGGATTCGGTGCAACATCGTCTCGCCGGGGTCGACCGATACCGACATGCAACGTCTACTGTGGACGGACGACTCCGGCGAAGCTCGCGTGATCGCGGGGAATCTGGAGGAATTCCGCGTCGGGATTCCGCTCGGGCGGATCGCCGACCCGGCCGATATCGCGGACGCGGTGCTGTTCCTCGCGTCCGACCGGGCGCGGCACATCACCATGCAGAACCTCTACGTCGACGGCGGGGCCACGCTTCGCGCGTGA
- a CDS encoding FecCD family ABC transporter permease: protein MTAFVFRRGRVSLRVERRTVLLVAVLGVVLAGLALLGLCYGAAWASPARVFAALGGSGGGPGVVIREWRLPRVAAGLVFGAALGLAGAIFQNVTRNPLGSPDVIGLDSGAYTGALIAMTVLSGSPAQLTFASVLGGLVTAAAVYLLSMGGSRSGLRLIVIGIAINAMLTALNSWIVLRADLEVAIAAVGWSAGSLNGIGWSDVAVPFGVLAVLFAVLLTRAPALHQAALGTELAVTTGVRHESLRLQLVVIGVACTATVTAVAGPIAFVALAAPQIGRRLARAPGIPLLPAALTGAVLLAGADLAAQMLLAPVSLPVGVVSTAIGGCYLIWLLTKEVRRK, encoded by the coding sequence GTGACCGCGTTCGTGTTCCGCCGGGGGCGGGTTTCGCTGCGGGTCGAGCGTCGTACCGTCCTCCTCGTCGCCGTGCTCGGCGTCGTTCTCGCCGGGCTCGCGTTGCTGGGGCTTTGTTACGGTGCGGCTTGGGCGAGTCCGGCGCGGGTGTTCGCCGCGCTCGGCGGGTCCGGCGGCGGACCGGGCGTGGTGATCCGCGAATGGCGGCTGCCGCGCGTGGCGGCCGGGCTCGTGTTCGGGGCCGCGCTCGGGCTGGCCGGGGCCATTTTCCAGAACGTCACCAGGAATCCGCTCGGCAGCCCGGACGTGATCGGCCTCGATTCCGGGGCCTACACCGGCGCACTGATCGCGATGACGGTGCTGTCCGGTTCTCCGGCGCAGCTGACGTTCGCGTCGGTGCTCGGCGGGCTGGTCACCGCGGCCGCGGTCTATCTGCTGTCGATGGGCGGCAGCCGGTCCGGGTTGCGGCTGATCGTCATCGGGATCGCGATCAACGCGATGCTGACCGCGTTGAACTCGTGGATCGTGCTGCGCGCCGACTTGGAAGTCGCGATCGCGGCGGTCGGCTGGAGCGCCGGTTCGCTCAACGGCATCGGCTGGAGCGACGTCGCTGTGCCGTTCGGGGTGCTGGCCGTGCTGTTCGCGGTGTTGCTGACCCGGGCGCCCGCGCTGCACCAGGCGGCGCTCGGCACGGAACTCGCGGTGACGACCGGTGTCCGCCACGAATCCCTGCGGCTGCAACTGGTCGTGATCGGCGTCGCTTGCACGGCGACGGTCACCGCGGTGGCCGGGCCGATCGCGTTCGTCGCGCTAGCCGCTCCGCAGATCGGCCGGAGGCTCGCCCGTGCGCCCGGCATACCGCTGCTGCCCGCCGCGCTGACCGGCGCGGTGCTGCTCGCCGGAGCCGACCTAGCCGCGCAGATGCTGCTCGCCCCGGTGTCGCTGCCGGTCGGCGTGGTCAGCACGGCGATCGGCGGCTGCTACCTGATCTGGCTGCTCACCAAGGAGGTGCGGCGGAAGTGA
- a CDS encoding FecCD family ABC transporter permease: protein MTARSRTALLAAAVVLLAAVAVVSVGVGAHGIAPAEVLKAIFGHGDPADQAVVRDVRAPRALLALGVGAALAVAGVLVQVLSRNPLAEPGVLGVTAGAGFAITIGSALGIAVSESGELLFAVLGAVLATLLVYAVGRRSPLRMVLTGTALTFVLSGVSLGLRLLLPDTFDRYRFWAVGSLAGREQAPLTVPLIVIAVSVVAAFLLSRQLNALALGDTVAHTLGARVARIRAVTLLLITLLAGAATAVAGPILFVGLIVPHLARRAAGASVPWLTAFAVVLGPILLLVSDIGSRVLLPTGEVPVAIVTAFVGGPVLIWAVRKYGTATL, encoded by the coding sequence GTGACCGCGCGCAGCCGGACCGCGCTGCTGGCCGCCGCCGTCGTCCTGCTGGCGGCGGTGGCCGTGGTCAGCGTGGGCGTCGGGGCGCACGGCATCGCGCCGGCGGAGGTGCTCAAGGCCATCTTCGGCCACGGTGATCCGGCCGATCAAGCGGTGGTGCGGGACGTCCGTGCGCCGCGGGCGCTGCTGGCGCTCGGCGTCGGCGCGGCGCTGGCGGTGGCTGGGGTGCTCGTCCAGGTGTTGTCGCGCAACCCGTTGGCCGAACCCGGTGTGCTCGGCGTGACCGCCGGGGCCGGGTTCGCCATCACGATCGGTTCCGCGCTCGGCATCGCCGTTTCCGAGTCGGGGGAGCTGCTATTCGCGGTGCTCGGCGCGGTGCTGGCAACGCTGCTGGTGTACGCGGTCGGCCGGCGGTCGCCGTTGCGGATGGTGCTCACCGGAACTGCGCTGACCTTCGTGCTCAGCGGCGTTTCGCTCGGCTTAAGGCTGTTGCTGCCCGACACTTTCGACCGGTACCGGTTCTGGGCGGTCGGTTCGCTGGCCGGCCGGGAACAGGCTCCGCTGACGGTGCCGCTGATCGTGATCGCGGTGAGCGTGGTCGCCGCGTTTCTGCTGAGCCGCCAGCTGAACGCACTCGCGCTGGGCGACACTGTCGCGCACACTCTCGGCGCGCGCGTGGCCCGAATCCGCGCGGTGACGCTGCTGCTGATCACTTTGCTGGCCGGAGCGGCGACCGCGGTGGCCGGGCCGATTCTGTTCGTCGGCCTGATCGTGCCGCATCTCGCGCGGCGCGCGGCGGGCGCTTCGGTGCCGTGGCTGACCGCGTTCGCGGTGGTGCTGGGCCCGATTCTGCTGCTGGTGTCGGACATCGGCTCGCGCGTGCTGCTGCCGACCGGCGAGGTGCCGGTCGCGATCGTGACGGCGTTCGTCGGCGGTCCGGTGCTGATCTGGGCGGTCCGCAAGTACGGGACGGCCACGCTGTGA
- a CDS encoding isochorismate synthase, protein MSSPAPARPRPVHRAADLLAAYLPGSFYYSSARGVLLADGVHSCVRGTPGNRAAAAAEALEAAVLAGVADPVVVGAIGFRPDSGSSLIVPAVVRRAKAPGDVAGSDSGVGGRADLAGGVSGANGRGKLAGGVSGLGGSAELADEVSGVGGRGELAGGVSNAGGCAEPVDEVSGAGGRGELADEISGGSGREKLAEEVPAAGDRRVPSGFSAQTSWTVVPQPAPEVYAESVRRAVGLIADGELEKVVLARALDLVGQQGLSVQQLLRNLVVADPGAHAFAVDVSAPGDAAPRTLVGASPELLVSRKGDVVTANPLAGSRRRTGDPVQDAQAIAELRVSEKDLNEHALVAAQVAEVLGRYCTELEVPEEPEVMGTPTMWHLSTRITGRVGPGGPSSLELAEALHPTPAVCGVPVELARDTIARLEPEDRGYYAGLVGWTDLAGDGEWVVTIRCAEVSDKTARLFAGAGVVAGSDPAAELAETSAKFGTLLRALGAEGVA, encoded by the coding sequence GTGTCCTCACCTGCTCCGGCCCGTCCGCGGCCGGTCCACCGGGCGGCGGATCTCCTGGCCGCGTACCTGCCGGGATCGTTCTACTACTCGTCGGCCCGCGGGGTGCTGCTCGCCGACGGGGTGCACTCGTGCGTCCGCGGCACACCCGGCAACCGGGCCGCGGCTGCTGCTGAGGCGTTGGAAGCCGCTGTGCTGGCGGGGGTTGCCGATCCGGTGGTGGTGGGGGCGATCGGGTTTCGGCCGGATTCCGGGAGCAGCCTGATCGTGCCTGCGGTGGTGCGCCGGGCCAAGGCGCCGGGCGACGTGGCGGGCTCGGATTCGGGCGTGGGCGGTCGCGCGGACCTGGCTGGCGGGGTTTCGGGCGCGAATGGTCGCGGGAAGTTGGCTGGCGGGGTTTCGGGTCTGGGCGGTAGCGCGGAGCTGGCCGACGAGGTTTCGGGCGTGGGTGGTCGTGGGGAGTTGGCTGGCGGGGTTTCAAACGCGGGCGGTTGCGCGGAGCCGGTCGACGAGGTTTCGGGCGCGGGCGGTCGCGGGGAGTTGGCCGACGAAATTTCAGGCGGGAGCGGTCGCGAGAAGCTGGCCGAAGAGGTCCCTGCTGCGGGCGATCGCAGGGTGCCGAGCGGGTTCTCGGCTCAAACCTCCTGGACCGTAGTCCCTCAACCGGCCCCCGAGGTCTACGCCGAAAGCGTCCGCCGGGCGGTCGGCCTTATCGCCGACGGGGAACTCGAGAAGGTCGTCCTCGCCCGCGCGTTGGATCTCGTTGGGCAGCAGGGCCTTTCCGTCCAGCAACTGCTCCGCAATCTCGTCGTGGCGGACCCGGGAGCGCACGCCTTTGCCGTTGACGTCAGCGCACCGGGGGATGCGGCGCCGCGGACGCTCGTCGGGGCCAGTCCGGAGTTGCTGGTGTCTCGCAAGGGGGACGTCGTGACCGCGAATCCGCTTGCTGGCTCGCGGCGGCGGACCGGGGATCCGGTCCAGGACGCGCAGGCGATTGCCGAGTTGAGAGTGTCCGAAAAGGACCTCAATGAACACGCTCTCGTCGCGGCGCAGGTCGCGGAGGTGCTGGGGCGGTACTGCACCGAGCTGGAAGTTCCGGAAGAGCCGGAAGTGATGGGCACGCCTACGATGTGGCATCTCTCCACCCGGATCACGGGGCGAGTGGGGCCGGGTGGGCCGTCGTCGTTGGAGTTGGCTGAAGCTTTGCATCCGACGCCCGCGGTGTGCGGCGTGCCGGTCGAGCTGGCGCGGGACACGATCGCACGGCTGGAACCCGAGGATCGCGGGTATTACGCGGGGCTGGTCGGCTGGACCGACCTCGCGGGGGACGGCGAATGGGTCGTCACGATCCGGTGTGCGGAGGTGTCCGACAAGACGGCGCGGCTGTTCGCGGGGGCGGGCGTCGTCGCTGGGTCTGATCCGGCGGCGGAACTGGCCGAGACCAGTGCGAAGTTCGGGACGCTGCTGCGCGCGCTGGGTGCGGAGGGGGTCGCGTGA